CCACCCCTCCAAGGATTGGATGAATCAATTAAAGCGCCTGTCACACCGCCAACAACAGCTCCTGTCACAGCAGCTTGACCTGCACTTTGGCCTTGGCAGCTGATCATAGAGCATGCAAATGAAACACAAAACGCATAAACAAAAACTTTTTTTAGCATAAGAAAACCTAACTTTCTTACAAATGTAGAAAATTCATGCTTTTTTTGCATTAATTTTTCTTGAAAATCACAAAAAATTACAATAAAATGCGTATTATGAAAAAAGTCTTGCTAACGCTTTTGTTATGTTCTTGTGTTTTTGCTCTCGATAAAATAGTGGGAGTTAGCATTGCACCATATAAAGCTTTGGTAGAAAAAATTTGTCCAGCTGAATATAAAGTGCTTATTTTATCTTCGGGTATGCAAGATCCGCATACCTTTGAGCCCACAATTAAAGAAATGCAAGCCTTTCAACAAAGTCACATCTGGTTTTTATCCAATGAATCGTTTGAAAATGGCGTCCAAAAAAAACTCCAATTAAAAACGCAAACACTTAGCACACCCAATCAAGATCCGCACACATTTTTAAGTTGCAAGCAACTCAAAGCACAAGTGTCGATCATTGTCAGCACACTTTCTACGATTTTTCCAGACGATGCTTTGGAAATTGAAAAAAATGGCACACAATTATTGCTAGAATTAAGTGCATTGGACCTGGGCTTTGAGCATTCAAAAGGCCACTATTTGATGACTTTGCATGATTGTTTTTATCACGTGTGCAAAGACTATCAAAAAACACAAATTGCCATTGAAAAACATGGCAAAGAAACCACATTTTTGCATCTTGATAAGCTCTTAAAAGAAGCATCAAGCAAACAGATCAAGGTGATTTTTACACAACCGCAATATTCTCAAAAATCTGCCACACAGGTTGCTAAAAAAATCGGTGCTGATTTAGTAGAACTTAATATCTACCAAGAAGATCTATTTCAAACCCTGCATACGCTTTTGGAGTTTTTAAATGAAAACAGCAATTAAAGTGAGTGATTTAACCTTTGGGTACCGAAGAGAAAAGATTTTTCATCATTTAAGCTTTTCGATTTTGGATAAAGAGTGGATTGCGATCATTGGACCCAATGGCTGTGGAAAAACCACGCTTTTAAAACTTTTAGCAGGGCTTTTAAAAGCAAAAGGAAAAATTTGGCTTTTTGACAAACCCATTCAACATACATCAATTGGATATATGCCTCAAGTGATCGATTGCAATGAGCATTTGCCGATCAACGTTTTGGATGTGGTTTTGATGGGAAGACTAAGTCACACCAAGCTTTTTGGAAAGTATCCTAGATCTTTTATTAAAGACGCTGAGTATCTTTTAGAGGAATTAGAGCTCGACATGTTGCAAAAGACGTTATTTTCTCAACTTTCTTTGGGACAAAAACAGCGTGTACTTTTTGCAAGAGCGCTATTTTCTCATCCAGAGCTTTTACTTTTAGATGAGCCTTTGGCTTCCGTGGATCAACGTAGCTCCCAATTGATTTATAACTATTTGAAAAAAATAAAAGGCACGGTGACTTTGTGCTTTGTGACACATGATGTAGAACAAATCCTTCATGACGTGGACCGTGTTCTGTGTTTGCATCATGGGATCAAATTATTAGAACCTAAAGAGCTTTGTGAGCATTTTGCCCTTGGCCTTTACCATACACCCTTGGTAGAAAGCGCATGTTTGACATAAAACTTTTACTCCTTCCGCTTGTGATCTTTTTTTTGGCCAGCATTTCGTCGGGCGTTATAGGCTCGTTTATTGTGGTCAAACGCCTAACCATGATGGCAGCGAGCATTTCGCATAGCGTGCTTGGTGGTATGGGGCTGTTTCTATTTTTAAATCGCAGCTTCAATTACACATTTTTAACGCCTTTGCTCGGAGCAATCATTGCTGCGCTTCTATTTGCTACGATCATGGGGCTCGTGCATCTTAAATTAAAACAGAGGCAAGACGTGATCTTATCGTGCGTGTGGATTTTGGGTATGTCTTTGGGTGTATTGTTTCTTGCAAAAACACCTGGTTACAATGTAGAACTGATGCATTTTTTGTTTGGCAATGTCCTGTTTTCTACATGGGGAGATGTCATCTATATGTCTTTGTTAGCGCTGGTTTTAGTGACAAGCTTTTTACTTTTTTATACGCGATTTAATGCGATTTTTTTTGATGAAACACAAAGCCAGTTGCAAAAAATTTCGATCACTTTTTGGATGCTATTTTTATTTGTTTTAATAGGCCTTACTACAGTAATGCTGATCCAAGTTGTAGGAATTTTACTTGTCATGGCGCTTTTATCTTTGCCTTCTCACTTAAGTTCTCTATTTGCAAAAAGCTTAAAGCAGATGGTTGTCTACACCTTTTGTTTTTGCTTTGGCTTCTGCCTTATTGGCTTTTTGCTTGCCATTGTTTTAGATGTGCCTGTTGGCGCTTTCATTGCACTTTTTTCCGCGATCGTTTATTTGATCATTATAGGAACAAAAAAAGTATATGCTTAAATTTTTCTGTCTATTTTTAGCTCTTGTTTTTTTAGCCCTTCCCTTTCTCGGCTTTGAATCGTGGCACTTTGTCTGCGTCAATCTTGGCTTGCTGTGTCTTTTTGATGCCTATTATTATTTCAAACATCAAAAATCTTACGTCATGGCGCATTTTGGTCTCATCGTTGTGATGTTTTTTTTATCAATGAGCTTTTGGGAAGTGTTTTCTATCATCAATGCACAACTTGGACTGTGGAAAAATGTGAGGGTTTTTGAATCAGCTTTAGAACAAGCGCAATACGCTCTTGGTCATGGGCTTTTAATCCCGCTTACATTTGTCATGCTAAGCTGCTTTTTCCCAAAATTAAAGAAGCTCAAGATGCGCTCCTTTAGCTTTGGCTTAGAACTGCTACTTGGCTGCTTGCTTTTGGTTTTGGTATTTTTGGTAAAACCGCTCAATATTTTTATTTGGGTTGCTATTTTTCTCATATTAGATGCGCTGTGTTTCAAACAGACAAACATCGGGCTTTTGGCTTTGATCAAAGCAAAACGTTTTTATCCTATCATTGCCTTTATTTGCATCGCCCTAGTGTTGGGGCTTTTTTGGGAAGGGTATAACCAATTGCAACAAGAGTGGACATTTACATTTACACATTTCAATTTTTTCCCCATCTTCGGTATGCCCATCTTAGGGTATCTCGGCTATATTCCTTTTATTGCATCGCTTTTCAACTTTTACCTTCTGATGGAAAGCGTAGTTGTTAAAAAGCCTCTAGCACTTGCAAAATGAGTGCATCGATGGCTTTGCGAATATCACCATCGGACTTGTCAGAATGATT
The sequence above is drawn from the Chlamydiota bacterium genome and encodes:
- the mntB_3 gene encoding Manganese transport system membrane protein MntB; its protein translation is MFDIKLLLLPLVIFFLASISSGVIGSFIVVKRLTMMAASISHSVLGGMGLFLFLNRSFNYTFLTPLLGAIIAALLFATIMGLVHLKLKQRQDVILSCVWILGMSLGVLFLAKTPGYNVELMHFLFGNVLFSTWGDVIYMSLLALVLVTSFLLFYTRFNAIFFDETQSQLQKISITFWMLFLFVLIGLTTVMLIQVVGILLVMALLSLPSHLSSLFAKSLKQMVVYTFCFCFGFCLIGFLLAIVLDVPVGAFIALFSAIVYLIIIGTKKVYA
- a CDS encoding putative ABC transporter ATP-binding protein, which translates into the protein MKTAIKVSDLTFGYRREKIFHHLSFSILDKEWIAIIGPNGCGKTTLLKLLAGLLKAKGKIWLFDKPIQHTSIGYMPQVIDCNEHLPINVLDVVLMGRLSHTKLFGKYPRSFIKDAEYLLEELELDMLQKTLFSQLSLGQKQRVLFARALFSHPELLLLDEPLASVDQRSSQLIYNYLKKIKGTVTLCFVTHDVEQILHDVDRVLCLHHGIKLLEPKELCEHFALGLYHTPLVESACLT